A DNA window from Brassica napus cultivar Da-Ae chromosome C1, Da-Ae, whole genome shotgun sequence contains the following coding sequences:
- the LOC106362647 gene encoding bifunctional aspartokinase/homoserine dehydrogenase 2, chloroplastic-like produces MEKLPQYDGDLAKERLEAENSGEVLRYVGVVDTVNQKGTVELRRYKKDHPFAQMAGSDNIIAFTTTRYKDHPLIVRGPGAGAQVTAGGIFSDMLRLASYLVAPS; encoded by the exons ATGGAGAAACTCCCACAGTACGACGGAGACCTGGCAAAAGAAAGGCTAGAAGCTGAGAACTCCGGGGAA GTCCTGAGATACGTTGGAGTGGTGGACACAGTAAACCAAAAGGGAACAGTGGAGCTACGAAGATACAAGAAAGATCATCCATTTGCACAGATGGCAGGTTCAGACAATATAATAGCATTCACAACGACAAGATACAAGGATCATCCATTGATTGTCCGAGGACCTGGTGCTGGTGCTCAAGTCACGGCCGGTGGTATATTCAGCGACATGTTAAGGCTCGCATCGTATCTAGTTGCACCGTCTTAA
- the LOC106365922 gene encoding class V chitinase-like — MTSTKPISLLVSITFFFSLLLSSSSAQSVVKASYWFPGSEYPVTDIDSSLFTHLFCAFADLNAQTNQVTIASASQQKFSTFTQTVQRRNPSVKTLLSIGGGAADKTAFASMASNPTSRKSFIDSSIRLARSNGFHGLDLDWEYPSSATEMSNFGTLLREWRSAVVAEASSSGRQRLLLAAAVFYSNNYYSVLYPVQAVADSLDWVNLMAYDFYGPGWSKVTGPPAALYDPSNAGPSGDAGVRSWTQAGLQAKKAVLGFPYYGYAWRLSNANSHSYYAPTTGAAISADGSIGYGQIRKFIVDNRATTVYNSSVVGDYCYAGTTWIGYDDNQSIVTKVRYAKQRGLLGYFSWHVGADDNSGLSRAASRAWDAAATTRTIQEY; from the exons ATGACTTCCACAAAACCCATATCACTCCTTGTCTCcatcactttcttcttctctctcctcctcaGTTCATCCTCAGCCCAGTCCGTCGTCAAAGCTTCCTACTGGTTCCCAGGGAGTGAGTATCCCGTCACCGACATTGACTCATCTCTCTTCACTCACCTCTTCTGCGCATTCGCTGATCTCAACGCTCAAACCAATCAAGTCACCATCGCCTCCGCGAGCCAACAGAAGTTCTCCACTTTCACTCAAACCGTCCAACGGCGAAACCCTTCTGTGAAAACCCTCTTGTCCATCGGCGGTGGAGCCGCTGATAAAACCGCGTTTGCGTCCATGGCAAGTAACCCCACTTCTCGAAAATCGTTCATTGATTCTTCGATAAGACTTGCGAGATCGAATGGCTTCCACGGTCTTGACCTAGACTGGGAGTATCCGAGCAGTGCTACGGAGATGAGCAACTTCGGGACGCTGCTTCGAGAATGGCGATCAGCGGTTGTAGCAGAAGCTAGTAGCAGTGGTAGACAGCGTTTGCTTTTGGCGGCTGCGGTTTTCTACTCCAACAATTACTATTCGGTACTGTACCCGGTTCAAGCCGTTGCCGACAGTCTGGATTGGGTTAATCTTATGGCCTATGATTTTTATGGACCGGGTTGGTCTAAAGTAACCGGTCCACCTGCCGCTTTGTATGACCCTTCAAACGCAG GTCCAAGTGGCGACGCTGGAGTAAGATCATGGACACAAGCTGGACTTCAAGCGAAGAAAGCAGTCTTGGGATTTCCATACTACGGCTACGCATGGCGTCTCTCAAACGCAAACAGTCACAGCTACTACGCGCCTACAACCGGAGCTGCGATATCAGCGGACGGTTCTATCGGATACGGTCAGATAAGGAAGTTCATAGTTGATAACAGAGCAACAACGGTTTATAACTCCTCGGTGGTCGGAGATTACTGTTACGCAGGGACGACTTGGATTGGATACGATGATAATCAGAGTATCGTGACGAAAGTTAGATACGCTAAGCAGAGAGGTTTGCTTGGTTACTTCTCTTGGCATGTTGGAGCTGACGATAATTCTGGTCTATCTCGTGCAG CGTCACGTGCATGGGATGCTGCGGCAACCACCAGAACTATACAGGAGTATTAA